One segment of Primulina tabacum isolate GXHZ01 chromosome 14, ASM2559414v2, whole genome shotgun sequence DNA contains the following:
- the LOC142524769 gene encoding EG45-like domain containing protein translates to MAYDICKYYILNQMYCHFRIMSIPHIWLSVLLLLLLLSHHVQLGGADVGTASVYYQPYTPTACYGDDFSQFPTSGLFAAVGEGLWDNSAACGRQYLVRCISAVDPGTCIPGSQIQIKIVDRAETSLSRPSFDGTGLVLSNVAFEALANPNPYVDYLNVEFLQI, encoded by the exons ATGGCATAtgatatttgtaaatattatattctcaatcaaatgtATTGCCATTTTAGGATCATGTCTATTCCCCACATATGGCTCTCCGTCCTCCTCCTCCTGCTCCTCCTCAGCCACCATGTTCAGCTCGGCGGTGCCGACGTCGGAACAGCCAGCGTGTATTACCAACCGTACACTC CCACGGCATGTTACGGCGACGACTTCTCTCAGTTCCCGACCAGCGGCCTTTTCGCCGCCGTGGGTGAGGGACTGTGGGACAACAGCGCCGCCTGTGGGCGGCAGTATTTGGTGAGATGCATCAGCGCCGTCGATCCGGGGACTTGCATCCCGGGCAGCCAGATACAGATCAAGATCGTGGATCGGGCCGAAACTTCGCTGTCCAGGCCCAGTTTTGATGGAACGGGCCTAGTGTTGTCCAATGTAGCTTTCGAGGCGCTCGCAAACCCCAATCCGTACGTTGACTACTTGAATGTCGAGTTTCTTCA GATTTGA